From the genome of Thermococcus chitonophagus, one region includes:
- a CDS encoding extracellular solute-binding protein: MKWKATLLMAILVFAVVASGCIGGTQETKTETTKVTLTGDFNKDVIEIGKILEKNGITEVKFSAWGSGDPNSVMRVYGIVDTAYKINRIWKQNGINVKITVTTKYDQSFKDQYQEFLSKQPLGQAGDFFVNSYAFLPTLAEEGYILDITNYAKAYQNVINDFYPNLLEAAKYKGKLYGLPQDTEARPLYVRKDVAECAGLDVTTLPEKVKAGEFTWSDVYYWAKKAKEKGCAEWGLIHRKGSAHPDLIQFIFAFNGKLYDPKTGKLVLDVPAVYKWLYVEWKFAQDGLLPKDIMSWDWAKQIHPTIVEGKTLFDIGGTWYWTEWQTKQYYHGRPLTPEEVKKWFAYTLFPAGEKGDKPVTLSQPFIWMINSKAGQLNPKYEELKDVYHALAFLMIIKASDPEINAIHSVISAHLPVRKEAAKLIKDENWLNKLKNLDLDLAPEVKDNIKDIVEKTVNPINAQFLADVSYMLEYTHLAPAHPKYPALADIFKEAVDKVLRGEMTPEEAVKFIEEKIKADKELADNVEIVGEIPKDWKFPQG; this comes from the coding sequence ATGAAATGGAAGGCCACTCTATTGATGGCTATTCTGGTCTTCGCCGTCGTTGCTAGTGGATGTATAGGAGGCACTCAAGAGACTAAAACTGAAACTACAAAAGTAACACTAACAGGAGACTTCAACAAGGACGTCATAGAGATAGGAAAAATCCTAGAGAAAAACGGGATAACTGAAGTCAAATTCTCAGCTTGGGGTTCTGGAGATCCTAACAGTGTAATGAGGGTTTATGGGATAGTAGATACCGCATACAAGATAAACAGAATATGGAAGCAGAATGGGATCAATGTCAAAATAACTGTTACCACAAAGTACGATCAGAGCTTCAAGGACCAATATCAGGAATTCCTAAGCAAGCAACCCCTTGGCCAAGCAGGTGATTTCTTTGTAAATAGTTATGCATTCCTTCCAACATTGGCCGAAGAGGGTTACATACTTGACATAACTAACTACGCAAAAGCCTATCAGAACGTGATAAACGATTTTTATCCAAATCTGCTGGAAGCTGCAAAGTATAAGGGTAAATTGTACGGTTTACCCCAAGACACCGAAGCAAGGCCTCTATACGTCAGGAAAGATGTTGCAGAGTGCGCAGGCCTTGACGTAACAACGCTTCCAGAGAAAGTCAAAGCCGGGGAGTTTACCTGGAGCGACGTTTATTATTGGGCTAAGAAGGCCAAAGAGAAGGGATGTGCTGAGTGGGGTCTAATTCACAGGAAAGGTTCAGCTCATCCAGACCTCATTCAGTTCATCTTCGCATTCAATGGTAAACTCTACGATCCAAAGACAGGGAAGCTAGTACTTGATGTTCCAGCGGTATACAAGTGGCTATATGTCGAGTGGAAGTTTGCCCAGGACGGATTGTTGCCAAAGGACATTATGAGCTGGGACTGGGCCAAGCAGATACACCCAACGATAGTAGAAGGGAAGACCCTCTTCGATATTGGAGGTACTTGGTACTGGACAGAGTGGCAGACCAAGCAGTATTACCATGGTAGACCACTCACGCCAGAGGAAGTTAAGAAGTGGTTTGCATACACATTATTCCCAGCAGGGGAGAAGGGAGACAAACCAGTGACTCTTAGCCAGCCATTTATATGGATGATTAACTCAAAGGCAGGTCAACTGAATCCTAAGTATGAGGAACTCAAAGATGTGTATCATGCCCTAGCGTTTTTAATGATAATAAAAGCTAGCGATCCCGAAATCAACGCCATTCACAGCGTTATCTCAGCCCACTTACCAGTTAGAAAAGAGGCAGCCAAGTTAATTAAGGATGAGAACTGGCTTAACAAGCTCAAGAACCTCGACTTAGACCTAGCTCCAGAAGTCAAGGACAATATAAAGGACATAGTTGAAAAGACAGTTAATCCAATCAATGCTCAGTTCTTAGCTGACGTAAGTTACATGCTTGAGTACACTCACCTAGCCCCAGCACACCCGAAGTATCCAGCCTTAGCTGATATATTCAAGGAGGCCGTTGACAAGGTGCTTAGGGGAGAGATGACTCCAGAGGAGGCAGTTAAGTTCATAGAGGAGAAGATTAAAGCCGACAAAGAACTAGCGGATAATGTTGAGATAGTAGGAGAGATTCCAAAGGACTGGAAGTTCCCCCAGGGGTGA
- a CDS encoding aminotransferase-like domain-containing protein, with translation MEEALKKKFEKGPLNFEAYFSEKALKMKASEIRELLKLVETSDVISLAGGLPNPKTFPVDIIDKILDEVIREHADKALQYGTTKGFTPLRLAIAEWLRKRYSIPTSKVDIMVTSGSQQALDLIGRVFINPGDIVVVEAPTYLAALQAFSFYEPNYIQIPLDDEGMRTDLLEEKLRELKAEGKKVKLVYTVPTFQNPAGVTMTEERRKHLLELASEYDFIIVEDDPYGELRYSGKPVPKIKALDTEGRVLYLGTFSKILAPGFRLGWIAGEPHFIRKLEIAKQSVDLCTNAFGQVVAWKYLEGGYLEEHIPKIIEFYKPRRDAMLEALEEYMPEGVKWTKPDGGMFVWVTLPDRVDTKLMLEKAVKRGVAYVPGEAFYAYRDVKNTMRLNFTYVDEDKIREGVKRLAETIKEEL, from the coding sequence ATGGAAGAAGCTCTTAAGAAGAAATTTGAGAAAGGCCCACTTAACTTTGAGGCTTACTTTTCCGAGAAAGCTTTGAAGATGAAAGCTTCAGAAATAAGAGAGCTACTCAAGCTTGTTGAGACCAGTGATGTTATAAGCCTTGCTGGAGGATTACCAAATCCTAAGACATTCCCAGTTGATATCATTGATAAGATCCTAGATGAAGTTATTAGGGAGCATGCTGATAAAGCTTTACAATATGGAACAACAAAAGGGTTCACACCTTTAAGGTTGGCCATCGCTGAATGGCTGAGAAAGAGGTACAGCATTCCAACATCAAAGGTAGATATAATGGTAACGAGTGGTTCCCAACAGGCCCTCGATCTAATAGGTAGGGTCTTCATAAATCCTGGGGATATCGTGGTTGTTGAAGCCCCAACATACCTTGCAGCACTTCAGGCGTTCAGCTTCTATGAGCCCAACTATATCCAGATACCCCTTGACGACGAGGGTATGAGGACTGACCTGCTGGAGGAGAAGTTAAGAGAACTTAAGGCAGAAGGGAAGAAAGTTAAGCTCGTTTATACCGTTCCAACATTCCAAAACCCTGCAGGAGTTACAATGACCGAAGAGAGAAGAAAACATTTGCTTGAGCTTGCAAGCGAGTACGATTTCATAATAGTGGAGGATGATCCTTACGGAGAGCTCAGGTACTCCGGAAAACCCGTTCCGAAGATAAAAGCCCTAGACACGGAAGGCAGAGTCCTTTACTTGGGAACGTTCTCGAAGATACTTGCCCCAGGATTTAGGCTTGGATGGATTGCTGGAGAGCCCCATTTCATAAGAAAGCTAGAGATAGCCAAGCAGAGCGTCGACCTCTGTACGAATGCCTTTGGCCAGGTAGTTGCATGGAAATACCTCGAAGGAGGCTACCTAGAAGAGCACATTCCAAAGATAATTGAGTTCTACAAGCCTAGGAGAGATGCAATGCTTGAAGCCTTGGAAGAGTACATGCCAGAAGGAGTTAAGTGGACAAAGCCAGATGGGGGGATGTTTGTCTGGGTCACGTTACCCGATAGAGTAGATACAAAGCTCATGCTTGAGAAGGCAGTAAAGAGAGGAGTTGCATACGTCCCAGGAGAAGCATTTTACGCGTACAGAGATGTAAAGAACACAATGAGACTGAACTTTACATATGTTGACGAAGACAAGATAAGGGAGGGAGTAAAGAGGTTAGCTGAGACAATTAAAGAGGAGCTATAA
- a CDS encoding ribose 1,5-bisphosphate isomerase has product MIVKEVLDIAEKIKSMEIRGAGRIARAAAQALMIQAEKSKARDEKELWEELKEAAKILYHTRPTAVSLPNALRYVMHRAKLAYSSGADLETLRFTVINSAKEFIHNSEKAIERIGEIGAKRIEDGDVIMTHCHSKAAISVMKTAWEQGKEIKVIVTETRPRWQGKITAKELASYGIPVIYVVDAAARHYMKMTDKVVMGADSITANGAVINKIGTALIALTAKEHRVWVMIAAETYKFHPETMLGQLVEIEMRDPTEVIPEEELKTWPKNIEVWNPAFDVTPPEYIDVIITERGVIPPYAAIDILREEFGWAFKYREPWED; this is encoded by the coding sequence ATGATAGTCAAGGAAGTTTTGGATATCGCGGAGAAAATAAAAAGCATGGAGATAAGAGGAGCTGGAAGGATTGCACGGGCAGCAGCTCAAGCCTTAATGATACAGGCAGAGAAAAGCAAAGCGAGAGATGAAAAGGAGCTTTGGGAGGAATTAAAAGAGGCAGCGAAAATTTTGTACCATACAAGACCAACCGCCGTTTCTCTGCCAAATGCATTGAGGTACGTTATGCATAGGGCTAAGCTCGCTTATTCCTCAGGGGCAGATCTTGAAACTCTCAGATTCACAGTGATAAATTCGGCTAAGGAGTTTATCCACAACTCCGAAAAGGCTATTGAGAGAATTGGAGAGATCGGAGCAAAGAGAATTGAAGATGGAGACGTAATAATGACACACTGCCACAGTAAAGCTGCAATAAGTGTCATGAAAACAGCTTGGGAGCAGGGAAAAGAGATTAAGGTCATAGTTACGGAAACAAGGCCAAGATGGCAAGGAAAGATAACGGCCAAGGAACTTGCCAGCTACGGGATTCCAGTGATATATGTGGTCGATGCTGCAGCAAGGCACTACATGAAGATGACAGATAAGGTCGTGATGGGGGCGGACTCGATAACGGCCAATGGGGCGGTAATAAACAAGATTGGAACTGCGCTAATTGCTCTAACTGCAAAGGAGCACAGAGTGTGGGTGATGATTGCAGCCGAGACTTACAAGTTCCATCCGGAAACAATGCTCGGCCAATTAGTCGAGATAGAAATGAGGGATCCCACTGAAGTCATTCCAGAGGAGGAACTAAAAACTTGGCCGAAAAATATAGAGGTATGGAATCCCGCCTTTGATGTGACTCCACCGGAGTACATTGACGTTATAATAACGGAAAGGGGAGTTATCCCACCATATGCAGCGATAGATATCTTGAGAGAGGAGTTTGGATGGGCCTTTAAGTACAGGGAGCCCTGGGAAGATTAA
- a CDS encoding UPF0146 family protein, translating to MDSVAEFIAKKCRGGKVIEVGIGFYTKVAERLGELNINIIVIDANKDAIRKARELGLNGYVDDIFNPSLELYKGACCIYSIRPTPEMMPALLKLAKRLGIPLYIIPLTGDSPPREMKLINYKGIPIYKWEP from the coding sequence ATGGATAGTGTTGCGGAATTTATAGCTAAGAAATGCAGGGGAGGAAAAGTCATTGAGGTAGGGATTGGGTTCTATACCAAGGTTGCGGAGCGATTGGGGGAATTAAACATTAATATTATTGTTATTGACGCTAACAAGGACGCAATAAGAAAGGCAAGAGAACTAGGATTAAATGGCTACGTTGATGATATCTTCAACCCTTCCTTAGAGTTGTACAAAGGAGCATGTTGCATTTATTCAATCCGACCAACTCCAGAAATGATGCCAGCGCTATTAAAGCTCGCCAAAAGGCTTGGAATTCCCCTTTATATAATCCCACTTACAGGCGATTCCCCTCCCAGGGAGATGAAGTTAATTAACTACAAGGGCATACCAATATACAAGTGGGAACCATGA
- the trmBL1 gene encoding HTH-type sugar sensing transcriptional regulator TrmBL1: MIEDEIIQKLQKFGLTKYESLAYITLLKLGPSKATDVTRESGIPHTRIYDVLSSLSKKGFVDVMHGTPRLYAPVNPEIVLERLKKELIEDIENLKKAFEDLYKETHGEELPEIWTIHGFENTIERAEYIIRSAKHEILINTPFEFLRQLRDAIEKRDDALMIIVSNFSEIPRWLKEKDNAILAKSGEAPWLMGTWVIGDIDYALFFGTLPENKGKERFYSFWAKSAKLIQNYVHWFYTMYFDNSTKIKELNYEKLSKPIVLTHIRTVITVLKNIGVNRKIEVIGRLLKDKQQVKISGKVLEYEYTPLTANITIETDNGEKLKVGGLGSYLEDIEGEVFLLY; this comes from the coding sequence ATGATAGAGGATGAGATAATTCAGAAGCTCCAAAAGTTTGGTCTAACTAAATATGAGAGTTTGGCATATATAACCCTCCTCAAATTAGGACCAAGTAAAGCTACTGATGTAACGAGGGAAAGTGGAATTCCTCACACACGGATTTATGATGTATTAAGCTCGCTATCGAAGAAAGGGTTTGTCGATGTAATGCATGGCACTCCTAGGCTTTATGCTCCGGTAAATCCAGAGATTGTCTTAGAAAGGCTCAAGAAGGAGCTTATAGAGGACATTGAAAACTTGAAGAAGGCTTTTGAGGATCTCTATAAAGAAACTCATGGTGAAGAATTGCCAGAAATATGGACTATCCACGGCTTTGAGAACACAATTGAAAGGGCAGAATATATAATAAGAAGTGCTAAACATGAGATCCTAATTAATACTCCATTTGAGTTTCTTAGACAATTAAGGGATGCTATAGAGAAAAGAGATGACGCACTAATGATCATAGTGAGTAACTTTTCTGAAATTCCTAGATGGCTGAAGGAAAAGGATAATGCTATCTTGGCAAAAAGTGGGGAAGCTCCGTGGCTTATGGGAACTTGGGTCATTGGAGACATTGACTATGCTCTGTTCTTTGGAACGTTACCAGAAAATAAAGGGAAGGAAAGGTTTTACTCCTTCTGGGCCAAGTCTGCTAAGCTAATTCAAAACTATGTCCATTGGTTCTACACTATGTATTTTGATAATAGCACAAAGATTAAAGAGCTTAATTATGAAAAACTAAGCAAACCAATTGTTCTAACCCATATAAGGACTGTGATAACTGTGCTAAAGAATATTGGTGTTAATAGGAAAATTGAAGTCATTGGAAGGCTTCTCAAAGATAAACAGCAAGTAAAGATATCTGGAAAGGTTCTGGAATATGAGTACACACCATTAACTGCAAATATCACGATTGAAACAGATAATGGAGAAAAGTTGAAAGTTGGAGGTCTCGGTAGCTATCTTGAAGATATCGAGGGTGAAGTTTTCCTACTCTATTAA
- a CDS encoding PRC-barrel domain-containing protein, with protein MVMKLSKLYKKKIYNTKGKYVGEVDEVIIDIGERYGKVLILALPGERVGVPYERVTAVGDIILVEATNKK; from the coding sequence ATGGTCATGAAGTTATCAAAGCTCTACAAGAAGAAAATCTACAACACGAAGGGTAAATATGTTGGCGAAGTAGATGAAGTAATAATTGACATTGGAGAAAGGTACGGAAAGGTGCTTATACTGGCACTTCCAGGGGAGAGAGTAGGGGTTCCCTACGAAAGGGTTACTGCAGTCGGAGATATAATACTTGTAGAGGCTACAAATAAAAAGTAG
- a CDS encoding DEAD/DEAH box helicase — MVVFRIPKGSAKVKVERADPKVYFQIYNLLSFGKDFGKWDRAESLYDPYTNTFPVGLLPRVKKFLNSKGYRVRIKDERVVEGDPLNSIWNEKYKLRRYQKKAVKLAIREKMGVLALPVGSGKTIVGLRIIHEIDKSALIIVHTKELLYQWAEKVEEVLGVKAGIVGDNKWQEGPVTVAMIQTLLSRGVDKLENKYAVVLFDECHRTSAAEKFYQVGMSLPQVYRFGLSATPWRRLRGEEMKIEGVVGPIIYEVKAEDLIKEGFLAKPKFEVIEYESNMPALADKYKELYEEAIMENEERNRAIVEKAVELARQGHRVLIDVKRIDHGEILVKMLRERGINAEFLSSQSPNRWEILEKFKTGEIPVLVSTLLKEGVDIPEISAIILAGGGKSDVMTIQTIGRALRPKAGGEAVIVDVKDTDPLLFTHFLERQKALKQYYGKYYNL, encoded by the coding sequence ATGGTAGTGTTTAGGATTCCGAAAGGTAGTGCGAAAGTTAAAGTTGAGAGAGCGGATCCTAAAGTTTACTTTCAGATTTACAACCTATTATCCTTCGGGAAGGATTTTGGGAAGTGGGACAGGGCTGAGAGCTTATATGACCCCTATACAAACACTTTTCCTGTAGGTCTTCTCCCAAGAGTGAAGAAATTCCTCAACTCAAAGGGATATAGAGTAAGAATTAAGGATGAGAGGGTCGTGGAAGGAGATCCCCTGAATTCGATATGGAACGAGAAGTACAAGCTCAGACGGTATCAGAAGAAGGCTGTTAAACTTGCCATAAGAGAAAAAATGGGTGTTTTAGCACTGCCCGTTGGTAGCGGGAAGACAATTGTGGGCCTTAGGATAATCCATGAGATAGATAAATCCGCCTTAATAATAGTTCACACGAAAGAGCTACTCTACCAGTGGGCCGAAAAAGTTGAGGAAGTTTTAGGTGTAAAGGCTGGAATAGTCGGTGATAATAAGTGGCAGGAAGGTCCAGTTACAGTGGCAATGATTCAAACACTATTATCGAGAGGTGTTGATAAGTTAGAAAATAAGTATGCAGTTGTTCTATTCGATGAATGTCATAGAACTTCTGCAGCTGAAAAGTTTTATCAGGTAGGCATGAGCCTACCTCAAGTATACAGATTTGGATTATCGGCTACTCCGTGGAGGAGGCTGAGAGGAGAGGAAATGAAAATTGAAGGAGTAGTCGGCCCAATAATCTACGAGGTAAAGGCTGAGGATCTCATAAAGGAAGGCTTTCTTGCAAAGCCAAAGTTTGAGGTCATAGAGTATGAATCAAACATGCCTGCTTTGGCTGACAAGTATAAGGAGTTATATGAAGAGGCAATTATGGAGAATGAGGAGAGAAATAGGGCTATAGTTGAAAAAGCCGTTGAGCTAGCAAGGCAGGGACACAGGGTTCTGATAGATGTCAAGAGGATAGATCATGGTGAAATCCTCGTAAAGATGTTGCGGGAGAGGGGGATAAATGCTGAATTCTTAAGTTCACAAAGTCCTAACAGATGGGAGATACTTGAAAAGTTCAAGACTGGTGAGATACCAGTTCTAGTTTCCACACTCCTTAAGGAGGGCGTTGATATTCCAGAAATCTCAGCAATAATACTTGCAGGTGGTGGAAAGAGCGACGTAATGACCATACAAACAATAGGTAGGGCATTGAGACCAAAGGCAGGGGGAGAGGCAGTAATAGTGGATGTAAAAGACACAGATCCCCTGCTTTTTACGCACTTCCTGGAAAGGCAAAAGGCATTAAAACAATACTATGGGAAATATTATAATCTCTGA
- the speE gene encoding polyamine aminopropyltransferase, whose product MEFIEWYPRGYGVAFRVKRKILEEQSQYQKIEVYETEGFGKLLALDGTVQLVTEGEKSYHEPLVHPVMLAHPNPRRILVIGGGDGGTLREVLRHEEVEEAIMVEIDKKVIEVSAEYIGIDEGLLKKLMKGECERAKLIIGDGVEFLKQNKGFDVIIVDSTDPVGPAEMLFSEEFYRMAYEALNSPGIYVTQAGSVYLFTDELTGAYKRMKRVFDNVYYYSFPVIGYASPWAFLVGVKGDVDFEEVDIDRAKRLKLEYYDPENHKSLFQMPKYIREELQRL is encoded by the coding sequence ATGGAGTTCATCGAATGGTACCCCAGGGGGTATGGTGTCGCGTTTAGAGTAAAAAGGAAGATACTGGAAGAACAATCCCAGTATCAGAAAATTGAAGTGTACGAGACTGAGGGATTTGGAAAGCTATTAGCTTTAGATGGAACCGTTCAGCTTGTTACAGAGGGAGAGAAAAGCTATCATGAACCTCTCGTTCATCCTGTAATGCTTGCCCATCCTAATCCCAGGAGGATCCTTGTAATAGGAGGAGGTGATGGAGGAACGCTAAGGGAGGTCCTGAGGCACGAAGAAGTTGAAGAGGCCATAATGGTCGAGATAGACAAGAAAGTAATTGAAGTGTCAGCAGAGTATATTGGGATAGATGAGGGATTACTTAAGAAGCTAATGAAAGGAGAGTGCGAAAGAGCAAAGTTGATAATTGGGGATGGAGTTGAATTTCTTAAACAAAACAAGGGATTTGACGTTATAATTGTGGACTCAACGGATCCCGTTGGACCAGCAGAGATGCTCTTTAGTGAAGAATTTTACAGGATGGCATATGAGGCATTAAACAGTCCTGGGATATATGTCACCCAGGCGGGAAGTGTCTATCTATTCACGGATGAGCTGACTGGAGCCTATAAAAGAATGAAACGAGTCTTCGACAATGTATATTATTATAGCTTCCCAGTCATAGGATATGCTTCACCTTGGGCATTCTTAGTTGGAGTTAAAGGGGATGTAGATTTTGAAGAGGTGGACATTGATAGGGCAAAGCGTCTAAAGTTAGAGTATTACGATCCAGAGAACCATAAAAGCTTATTCCAAATGCCCAAATATATTAGGGAAGAACTTCAGAGATTATAA
- a CDS encoding ATPase, with product MEGALRVYASPSYEVYGLSRNPFIELASEGIEDIESIHVYQEIDMKISSLLSDVIGNKSSITFSIVGPLGMGKTQRLKSVARVIEEKGGKVIYVKVDTTDILKITRDIFSALKPPKNRTNIFLENLSRKLGFINRLEKMLSSINEYKSRDIAEMLTQELSKYPYSALLLDELENMQGANEKEKILFFEMLRHFISNMPPGSVFAFACIPEAYEEYSNLFPAFFMRLHYEFKLRPMSYEEVVELVKKRLAKVRIRDTADPIYPFTEDAIRLIHELGKGNPRQILRLLNYVLSEAVKHKFDPINEYVVTTILEEPKSLEEYLTRIPTEFKPLVEVIVNKFKGGPVSYIEVAKELKIPGTEAYEKLEHLVSLGFLVGDPRGNYKVPDYVRKFMEEEK from the coding sequence ATGGAAGGTGCACTTCGCGTTTACGCTTCTCCTTCCTACGAAGTATATGGTCTTTCGAGAAATCCATTCATAGAGTTGGCGAGCGAGGGAATAGAGGATATAGAATCCATTCACGTTTACCAAGAGATTGACATGAAAATTTCCTCTTTACTATCTGATGTCATCGGGAACAAAAGCTCAATAACGTTTTCAATTGTTGGCCCACTAGGAATGGGGAAGACCCAGAGGCTGAAAAGCGTGGCTAGGGTCATAGAAGAAAAAGGGGGCAAGGTGATATACGTTAAAGTTGATACAACAGATATTCTGAAGATAACTAGGGATATTTTTAGTGCACTGAAGCCACCGAAAAACAGAACAAACATATTCCTGGAGAACTTATCTAGGAAACTTGGCTTTATAAATAGGCTTGAGAAAATGCTATCTTCCATAAACGAGTATAAGAGCAGGGATATAGCTGAAATGCTAACACAAGAGCTTTCTAAATACCCCTACTCCGCTCTGCTATTGGACGAACTTGAGAATATGCAAGGTGCAAATGAAAAAGAAAAAATCCTGTTTTTTGAAATGCTGAGGCACTTTATCAGTAACATGCCCCCAGGGAGTGTTTTTGCCTTTGCTTGCATACCTGAAGCCTATGAGGAATACTCAAACTTATTCCCTGCATTCTTCATGAGACTCCACTATGAGTTCAAACTGCGCCCAATGAGCTATGAGGAGGTAGTAGAGCTAGTTAAGAAGAGACTTGCAAAAGTCAGAATAAGGGACACTGCCGATCCAATATATCCTTTTACTGAAGACGCAATAAGATTAATTCATGAGCTAGGCAAAGGAAATCCAAGACAAATCCTTAGATTGCTTAACTATGTGCTTAGTGAGGCAGTTAAGCACAAGTTTGATCCGATAAATGAGTATGTTGTAACGACAATATTAGAAGAACCAAAGTCACTAGAAGAATACCTAACGAGGATACCAACTGAATTTAAGCCCCTCGTTGAAGTCATAGTAAACAAATTCAAAGGTGGGCCTGTAAGCTACATAGAGGTTGCAAAGGAACTTAAAATACCTGGAACTGAGGCTTACGAAAAGCTTGAGCACCTAGTAAGCTTGGGCTTTTTAGTAGGGGATCCAAGAGGCAACTACAAGGTTCCAGACTATGTGAGGAAATTCATGGAGGAGGAGAAATGA
- a CDS encoding metal-dependent hydrolase, with amino-acid sequence MNYEEHVLAGLITYPLFVALLYYLKDTFHISLTFLSLALGYAFYVLGSDLPDIDHPDSLIHRGVKPIFSVIFGSIVAYRIHNFLPGEYSLIYAWGIGAIAAVVGWYLFTLIMPRHRGIVHSIFFALLYALISFLGVRYGLSLSTGESYVIGLAAFFGYLLHLILDRSIKIL; translated from the coding sequence ATGAATTATGAGGAGCATGTCCTGGCAGGGTTAATAACTTATCCTCTCTTTGTTGCCCTTCTTTATTACCTGAAGGATACATTCCACATTAGTCTCACGTTCCTTTCCCTTGCTTTGGGATATGCATTTTACGTCTTGGGAAGCGACCTCCCAGATATTGATCATCCGGACTCATTGATCCATAGGGGAGTCAAGCCCATATTCTCCGTAATTTTTGGTAGTATTGTTGCCTATAGAATCCATAACTTTCTCCCTGGAGAGTACTCCTTGATCTACGCTTGGGGAATTGGTGCCATAGCTGCCGTCGTTGGTTGGTATCTATTCACTCTAATAATGCCAAGGCACAGGGGAATAGTTCACTCAATATTCTTTGCCCTCCTATATGCCCTTATATCGTTCCTTGGTGTAAGGTATGGTCTGTCTCTTTCAACAGGTGAAAGTTATGTAATTGGTTTAGCGGCATTTTTTGGTTATCTTCTTCATCTTATCCTTGACCGGAGCATTAAGATCCTCTGA
- a CDS encoding MarC family protein: MLEEMLSSALLMLIMIDPSDKILLVSLLREDFHIEDVKSLIIRANLIGWILLLLFAVAGKIILQDIFHIELDALRVAGGFVLFKIGLEALESGGMVTIKKEKNILALAAVPVATPLIAGPAAITAAITLTAEYGIHISVIAITIAIAVTAILMMIALYAMKNVNKTVLSVTIRIIGLFIMAIGAQMMIAGAGGILVGILRGS; the protein is encoded by the coding sequence ATGCTCGAGGAAATGCTAAGCTCTGCCTTGCTGATGCTCATAATGATAGATCCCAGTGACAAAATACTTCTGGTTAGCCTACTAAGGGAGGACTTCCATATAGAAGATGTAAAAAGTTTGATAATAAGGGCAAACTTAATTGGATGGATTCTCCTTCTGCTTTTCGCAGTTGCGGGGAAGATAATTCTTCAGGACATCTTCCATATAGAATTAGATGCCCTGAGGGTTGCGGGAGGTTTCGTGCTTTTTAAGATAGGACTGGAGGCCCTTGAAAGTGGAGGGATGGTAACGATAAAGAAGGAAAAAAATATCCTTGCCCTAGCGGCAGTTCCAGTGGCCACACCTCTAATAGCGGGACCCGCAGCGATAACGGCAGCAATAACTTTAACTGCTGAATATGGCATTCATATCTCAGTAATTGCGATAACAATCGCAATAGCAGTAACGGCAATTCTTATGATGATAGCCCTTTACGCTATGAAGAATGTGAACAAAACGGTACTAAGCGTTACAATTAGAATAATAGGCTTGTTCATAATGGCAATAGGAGCACAGATGATGATTGCTGGGGCTGGAGGAATTTTGGTTGGGATTCTCAGAGGATCTTAA